One region of Primulina tabacum isolate GXHZ01 chromosome 1, ASM2559414v2, whole genome shotgun sequence genomic DNA includes:
- the LOC142509668 gene encoding uncharacterized protein LOC142509668: protein MELLKDFYCEILYQPGRMNLVTYALSSKAQNAMLTSLNISKVHEHLGTSGWTYQISGDYIIVLSIKVEPHIITSIKTAQRTDPHIHRLKELAQTDLSDKFRVALDGSLRFNGRLVVPNLIDLKEAILREAHCSQHRIHPGNRKMYHTLRAHYWWEGMKKEISDFVAKCLTCQLVEAERMRPGGEFSYNNSFQTTIGMAPFEALYGRKCRSPNCWEDVGERQMSKTEFVQEMKYKVEMIRNRMKAAKNRQASYANKRRQPLECRVGDYVFLKVSPFRGTIRFGHKGKLAPRYIGPYEIVETIDTLAYRLDLPQSLSAIHDVFHVSMLCMYEQVPYHVLSTEDVGLDSSLSYVENPVQFLDRKEKQLKNKTIPLVKVQWSRHGIEEATLELEARMRQPSFLRNFCTLRLEDLISNPISVQGKLLKVLASDFRVFVWFALRILTCGSNGTYSPMCFNSQEAPRSSYTIVTSEPRECKRHTSDDKRKGRAVIQADTPDPDVQGRGHF from the exons ATGGAGTTGCTTAAAGACTTTTATTGTGAGATTTTGTATCAACCAGGGCGAATGAATCTAGTTACATATGCCCTTAGCAGCAAAGCTCAAAACGCTATGCTGACGTCTCTGAATATTTCTAAAGTCCACGAGCATTTGGGAACATCAGGATGGACTTATCAAATAAGTGGAGATTACATTATAGTTTTATCTATCAAAGTCGAGCCACATATAATAACAAGCATTAAAACAGCACAGAGAACCGATCCGCATATTCATAGATTGAAAGAATTGGCTCAAACAGATCTGTCAGATAAGTTTAGGGTTGCCTTAGATGGTAGTTTGCGCTTTAATGGGAGACTTGTGGTTCCTAATTTGATAGATCTGAAAGAAGCTATACTacgtgaagcacattgtagtcaACATAGAATTCATCCAGGAAATCGAAAGATGTATCATACTTTGAGAGCTCATTATTGGTGggaaggtatgaagaaggaaatTTCTGATTTCGTGGCTAAATGTTTAACTTGCCAACTGGTTGAAGCTGAACGAATGAGACCTGGCG GGGAATTCTCTTACAACAATAGTTTTCAAACAACGATcggtatggcaccatttgaagctttatatggcagaaagtgcagatctccgAATTGCTGGGAAGATGTAGGAGAGCGACAGATGTCTAAAACAGAGTTTGTACAAGAAATGAAATATAAAGTTGAAATGATCAGGAACAGAATGAAAGCAGCCAAGAATCGTCAAGCaagttatgctaataaaaggcgTCAGCCTTTAGAGTGCCGGGTAGGcgattatgttttcttgaaagtatcaccGTTTCGTGGTACTATAAGATTTGGACATAAAGGGAAGTTagctccacgttatattggccCATATGAAATTGTTGAGACGATTGACACTTTGGCTTATCGTTTGGACTTGCCGCAGAGTTTGTCTGCGATacacgatgtgtttcatgtatctatgctgtgTATGTACGAGCAAGTTCCATATCATGTTTTGAGTACTGAGGATGTGGGGTTAGATAGTTCCCTAAGTTATGTTGAGAATCCAGTTCAATTTCTTGATCGCAAAGAGAAGCAACTCAAGAACAAGACGATTCCTTTGGTTAAGGTACAGTGGAGTAGACATGGGATAGAAGAAGCTACATTGGAGTTAGAAGCTAGAATGCGTCAA CCTTCATTCTTGCGTAATTTTTGTACTTTAAGGCTTGAAGATCTCATTTCCAACCCTATTTCAGTTCAAGGGAAGCTTTTGAAG GTTTTGgcttctgattttcgggtttttGTGTGGTTTGCACTAAGAATCTTGACTTGTGGTTCCAATGGAACTTATAGCCCTATGT GTTTTAATAGCCAGGAAGCTCCAAGGAGTTCATATACTATTgtg ACATCAGAACCGAGGGAATGTAAGCGTCACACCTCTGATGACAAGCGGAAGGGCCGAGCAGTTATCCAGGCTGACACCCCTGACCCAGATGTGCAGGGCCGAGGGCATTTTTGA